From a single Fulvivirga ulvae genomic region:
- a CDS encoding KTSC domain-containing protein: MKYIAITIFLLLISICMQAQVEHNFEMEPSNTNCHELPEKFDSPTNAINAIEKSTFRFTQSIKISRYHSPKAAFFYSCDGKTGYMIVDLKDGSREVYTIIPQEVWDEFANTNDPIGYYSTHIEKNYENLQ; encoded by the coding sequence ATGAAGTACATTGCAATTACTATTTTCTTACTGCTCATTAGTATCTGCATGCAGGCGCAAGTAGAGCACAACTTTGAAATGGAACCTTCCAATACAAATTGCCATGAGCTGCCTGAAAAATTTGACTCACCCACCAATGCAATAAATGCCATAGAGAAATCTACTTTCAGGTTTACTCAATCCATAAAAATTTCCCGATATCATAGTCCAAAAGCAGCATTCTTTTACTCCTGTGACGGAAAGACCGGATATATGATTGTGGACCTCAAAGATGGCAGCCGAGAAGTTTACACAATTATACCACAGGAGGTCTGGGACGAATTTGCCAACACCAACGATCCCATAGGGTACTACAGCACACATATTGAAAAAAATTATGAAAACCTTCAGTAA
- a CDS encoding O-acetyl-ADP-ribose deacetylase, giving the protein MEGHGSKIDSRIRLEQGDITLLKVDAIVNAANHSLLGGGGVDGAIHKAAGPQLLEFNKKLGGCNTGEAKISPGFELPARFVISTVGPVWKGGTHNEDELLVSCYRRSLEVAVENSLTSIAFPSISTGVYGFPFERACKIALTAINTFLERNLNLQKVILITFSTEDYLSIKK; this is encoded by the coding sequence ATGGAGGGTCATGGTTCTAAAATAGATTCCAGAATCCGGCTTGAGCAGGGCGACATTACCCTGCTTAAGGTGGATGCTATAGTAAATGCAGCCAATCACTCACTGCTTGGAGGCGGAGGTGTAGATGGCGCTATCCATAAAGCTGCAGGACCTCAGCTTCTGGAGTTTAATAAAAAACTGGGCGGTTGTAATACAGGTGAGGCAAAAATAAGCCCAGGATTTGAGTTACCTGCTCGGTTTGTTATTTCTACTGTGGGCCCTGTATGGAAAGGTGGCACTCACAATGAGGACGAACTACTGGTAAGTTGTTACCGTCGTAGCCTCGAGGTAGCCGTTGAAAATAGCCTTACTTCTATTGCATTCCCCTCTATCAGTACCGGTGTATACGGGTTCCCTTTTGAAAGGGCCTGTAAAATCGCTTTAACCGCAATCAACACCTTTTTGGAAAGAAACCTTAATCTTCAAAAGGTGATTTTAATTACATTCAGTACAGAAGACTATCTGTCTATTAAAAAGTAA
- a CDS encoding PAS domain-containing response regulator produces the protein MGNNIMVIGDCSEEISNLREQLASTGETEIVFLTSEQVTSGQQQEYSLKLIIYITNLPAPDALTCFKHILSVFPEKPMIVISDHTPVTGLKMVSMGAQDHLVKGEYSIPLLKKSIYYAIERSAMLKQIDKTKNEYQGIFMDNPNPMWIYDPATYKFLQVNQAAIDNYGYSKEEFLAMTIKDIRPESDLVKLQEMVRSKQKEEGVIDSGVWVHKKASGQEFYVHIYSHDTSFEGKKTRLVVAVDVDSSMKHEQKNEALTWQLKAYSDRINTILDSITDGFFAVDENWNFIYVNKIFEQLFGTPKEQLLGKNVWTVLPGKFANKISPRYEEAMKTKKLFKFEEFLGEMNMWFSVSVYPSEEGLSVYIQDITRAKKMKEEIFNEQMKLDALINNTDDLIWSVDKELVVLTANNAMKTIMKKFNPGGIKVGGSIIIDGLEESVKAEWISYYQKALNGVAHSLEYEARIPDSPTKYLEVSFNPIKNQQSEVFGVGCYGRDITERKLHQFTIEKHNRLLEEIAWKQSHKMRGPVASIMGIMSMLDLKDLNSTFNKELLKHLKTTTDNLDLMIREIVKSTISIEAFDKKE, from the coding sequence ATGGGTAACAATATCATGGTTATTGGGGATTGTTCAGAGGAGATCAGCAATTTAAGGGAGCAACTCGCTTCCACAGGCGAAACAGAGATCGTTTTTTTAACCTCAGAACAAGTTACTTCAGGTCAACAGCAAGAGTATAGCTTAAAGTTGATCATATATATAACCAACTTGCCTGCCCCGGATGCGCTGACTTGCTTCAAGCATATACTTAGCGTATTTCCTGAAAAACCCATGATCGTAATATCAGACCATACCCCTGTAACAGGCCTGAAAATGGTAAGCATGGGAGCTCAGGATCATTTAGTGAAAGGGGAATATAGCATACCCCTGCTAAAAAAATCCATTTATTACGCCATCGAGCGTAGTGCCATGCTTAAGCAAATTGACAAAACCAAAAATGAGTATCAGGGTATCTTTATGGATAATCCGAATCCTATGTGGATCTACGACCCGGCTACGTATAAATTCCTTCAGGTTAACCAGGCAGCCATAGACAATTATGGCTATTCCAAGGAAGAATTTCTAGCAATGACCATAAAAGATATCCGGCCTGAAAGCGACCTGGTTAAACTACAGGAAATGGTTCGCAGTAAACAAAAGGAAGAGGGTGTTATAGACAGTGGTGTATGGGTACATAAAAAAGCTTCGGGGCAAGAGTTTTATGTACATATTTATTCACACGATACATCATTTGAAGGTAAAAAAACCAGGCTCGTGGTAGCTGTAGATGTTGACAGTAGCATGAAACATGAGCAAAAAAACGAAGCACTGACCTGGCAATTGAAAGCTTATTCCGACCGTATAAACACCATATTGGACAGCATTACAGATGGTTTTTTTGCTGTTGATGAAAACTGGAACTTCATATATGTCAACAAGATATTTGAGCAATTATTTGGAACACCCAAAGAGCAGCTGCTTGGAAAAAATGTATGGACAGTTTTACCCGGCAAGTTTGCCAATAAGATATCCCCCAGGTATGAAGAAGCTATGAAAACCAAGAAACTCTTCAAATTTGAAGAGTTTCTTGGAGAAATGAACATGTGGTTTTCCGTTTCGGTTTATCCTTCTGAAGAAGGTCTTTCCGTTTATATACAGGATATTACCAGGGCAAAAAAAATGAAGGAGGAGATATTTAACGAACAAATGAAACTGGACGCACTTATTAATAATACCGATGACCTGATATGGTCCGTTGACAAGGAGCTGGTAGTACTTACTGCCAACAATGCAATGAAAACGATCATGAAAAAATTTAATCCGGGTGGCATTAAAGTAGGTGGAAGTATTATAATCGACGGCCTTGAAGAATCCGTTAAAGCTGAATGGATAAGTTACTACCAAAAAGCCCTGAATGGTGTGGCTCATAGCCTGGAATATGAAGCCCGAATACCTGACAGTCCTACAAAATACCTCGAAGTAAGCTTCAACCCTATTAAGAATCAGCAATCAGAAGTTTTTGGTGTAGGATGTTATGGCCGTGACATTACTGAAAGAAAGTTACATCAATTTACCATTGAAAAACACAACCGGCTACTGGAAGAAATTGCCTGGAAACAATCCCATAAAATGCGTGGCCCGGTGGCTAGTATCATGGGCATCATGTCTATGCTTGATCTTAAAGACCTGAACAGCACATTCAATAAAGAACTACTAAAACACCTAAAAACTACCACCGACAACCTGGACCTGATGATAAGGGAGATTGTAAAATCTACCATTTCAATAGAAGCTTTTGACAAAAAAGAATAA
- a CDS encoding pinensin family lanthipeptide, which yields MKKKKMKLDELKVKSFITEEFNEKAETVKGGAIIINPSYIDGCRSALIQCDPQTLAGCGTTTIGNSRICSWNDGCGSALGCTTTTFDTGGLTIGGGTGY from the coding sequence ATGAAAAAGAAGAAGATGAAACTTGATGAGCTTAAAGTAAAAAGCTTCATCACCGAAGAATTCAATGAAAAAGCTGAAACCGTAAAGGGCGGAGCAATCATTATTAATCCGTCATACATTGACGGTTGCCGATCTGCTCTCATTCAGTGTGACCCCCAAACCTTGGCGGGCTGCGGTACCACTACCATCGGAAATTCCAGAATATGCTCCTGGAATGATGGCTGCGGTAGTGCCCTGGGTTGTACAACCACCACTTTCGACACAGGTGGCCTTACAATTGGCGGAGGCACGGGCTATTAA
- a CDS encoding YybH family protein — protein MKTFSKHVLITFMALLWVCCSEGVETDKQQLADADIAFANMARQEGVGTAFIAYADSNAIIMQNDQLPLKGITDIAKVYAKVPADLMLTWYPEKAEIADSGDLGYTFGKYTLKHQSTTESGHYVTIWKKNKSGKWKYVLDTGTKNPEADTTSH, from the coding sequence ATGAAAACCTTCAGTAAACACGTTCTCATCACATTCATGGCTTTGTTATGGGTGTGTTGTTCAGAGGGTGTGGAGACAGACAAACAGCAGTTGGCAGATGCAGACATTGCATTTGCCAATATGGCCCGGCAAGAAGGCGTAGGTACTGCATTTATTGCTTATGCGGATAGCAATGCCATTATCATGCAAAATGATCAGCTTCCGCTAAAGGGTATAACTGATATCGCCAAGGTATATGCTAAAGTACCTGCCGACCTGATGCTCACATGGTATCCTGAAAAAGCTGAAATAGCAGATTCCGGAGACCTGGGCTATACTTTTGGCAAGTACACCTTAAAACATCAAAGCACCACGGAGAGTGGCCATTATGTAACGATCTGGAAAAAGAATAAAAGCGGGAAGTGGAAGTATGTATTGGACACCGGGACTAAAAACCCCGAAGCAGACACCACTTCGCACTGA
- a CDS encoding cytochrome B: MEILRHAHSGLRWFVLIALILAIINAVGKTNGSKPFTAKDKKYGLFALIFTHLQFVLGLILYFTSPKVVFAASAMKSNVLRFFLVEHILIMLVAVVLITIGYSKSKRAQTDGKKFKFILIFYLIGLILILAGIPWPFLNYGGSWF, translated from the coding sequence ATGGAAATACTACGACATGCACATTCGGGCCTCAGATGGTTTGTACTTATTGCTTTGATCCTTGCTATAATTAATGCAGTTGGAAAAACCAACGGCTCCAAACCTTTCACAGCCAAGGATAAGAAGTATGGTCTGTTTGCATTAATCTTCACCCATTTACAATTCGTACTGGGACTGATACTATACTTCACTAGCCCAAAAGTAGTTTTTGCCGCCTCTGCCATGAAGAGCAATGTATTGAGGTTCTTTCTGGTAGAGCATATATTGATCATGCTGGTGGCAGTAGTGCTTATCACTATTGGCTATAGCAAGTCTAAGCGTGCCCAGACAGATGGCAAGAAATTTAAATTTATTCTCATATTTTATTTAATAGGCCTTATACTAATACTTGCAGGTATTCCCTGGCCATTTCTGAATTATGGAGGGTCATGGTTCTAA
- a CDS encoding aldo/keto reductase, whose amino-acid sequence MIIKTFGDLKIPALGLGTWRLNGNTCKNIVLQALNIGYRHIDTADAYGNEQDIGRAIAQSGISRDDIFLTTKLPWEKLRGNEVIAAMRQSLDKLQTQYTNLLLIHWPSTQGVPVKETLEAMQMLKADGKIRAIGVSNFTPTLLTEALKHANILCNQVEYHPFLAQSRLLEMATENELMITAYCPIARGKVSDSETIKEIAETHDKLPTQITLRWLIQQKNVVAIPKTANPEHLKSNFDIFDFELSEAEMNRISGLNQGLRLIDPEFAPHWES is encoded by the coding sequence ATGATTATAAAAACTTTTGGAGACCTGAAGATCCCTGCCCTCGGGCTTGGTACCTGGAGACTCAATGGCAATACATGCAAAAATATAGTTTTACAAGCACTGAACATTGGATACAGACATATTGATACTGCAGATGCTTATGGCAACGAACAGGATATAGGCAGGGCAATCGCACAATCAGGCATATCCAGAGATGATATCTTTTTGACCACCAAGCTTCCGTGGGAAAAGCTACGAGGTAACGAGGTTATTGCAGCGATGAGACAAAGCCTCGATAAACTCCAAACACAATATACTAACCTGTTGCTAATACACTGGCCCTCTACACAAGGGGTACCTGTTAAGGAAACGCTGGAAGCCATGCAAATGCTAAAGGCAGATGGCAAAATCAGAGCTATTGGGGTGAGCAACTTTACCCCAACACTCTTAACGGAGGCTCTAAAGCATGCTAATATTCTCTGTAACCAAGTGGAGTATCACCCCTTTTTGGCACAAAGCCGGCTCCTGGAAATGGCCACTGAGAATGAACTGATGATAACGGCCTACTGCCCGATTGCTCGGGGAAAGGTATCAGATAGCGAAACCATAAAAGAAATAGCTGAAACACACGATAAATTGCCGACCCAGATTACTTTAAGATGGTTAATACAGCAAAAAAATGTTGTTGCCATACCCAAAACAGCTAATCCCGAGCACCTGAAAAGTAATTTTGATATCTTCGATTTTGAACTGTCAGAAGCAGAAATGAATCGGATATCCGGTTTAAACCAAGGACTCAGACTCATTGACCCTGAGTTTGCTCCTCATTGGGAAAGCTGA